In Nicotiana tabacum cultivar K326 chromosome 2, ASM71507v2, whole genome shotgun sequence, the following proteins share a genomic window:
- the LOC107786471 gene encoding COBRA-like protein 10 has product MVIKGKGMQIPWSAISWVALVLFFQTCNGQDYGGEEKPAAPPPEQEHCDGIFVTYSFEGRDKVYPLVKNISAQAWSFKSMLTVLNTGIYELKSWKVFVGFQHNELLVSADGAVAIDGDGFPVKVGKNGTTLAGYPQSDLKTAIDTAGDFTQMSAQISIKGTQFGLKDKATPMPKTIKLVNEGYKCPAPKRYTSYMHVCCTRDPKFKAKNVTTKFMPRRYGDLSIIYDVLSAYTNKYQAQVTIDNLNPLGRLDHWNLTWEWMRNEFIYSIKGAYTHKKDPSECIYGPQGQYYKDFDFTTVINCQKKPLISDLPKEKADDDKVGKLPYCCRNGTLLSPIMNETQARSIFQMEVFKLPPDLNRTALNPPQNWKIEGTINPSYQCGPPVRVDPSEFPDPNGIGIITTAVASWQITCNITRPKPKGAKCCVSFSAYYADSVIPCSTCACGCEQTSKCDANRKPLLLPPEALLVPFENREEKAKAWNDIKHFGPLPKKLPCPDNCGVSINWHVDSDYKSGWTARITLFNWGDDSFEDWFTAIQMKKDIASGYENVYSFNGTKLPNRNNTIFMQGLPGLNFLVGEVNGSNPNKDPRVPGKQQSVISFLKKYTPHINVAAGDGFPAKVFFNGEECALPPDLPSIASFKSKVGLLPAVLLALFTFLLLTDWLH; this is encoded by the exons ATGGTTATAAAAGGTAAAGGAATGCAAATTCCATGGAGTGCTATCTCTTGGGTCGCACTAGTGTTGTTTTTTCAAACATGTAACGGGCAAGATTATGGCGGAGAGGAAAAACCGGCGGCACCGCCACCGGAGCAAGAGCATTGTGATGGAATCTTTGTCACGTATAGTTTCGAGGGACGAGACAAAGTATATCCATTGGTGAAGAACATATCAGCACAAGCATGGTCATTTAAGTCCATGTTAACGGTGTTGAATACAGGGATTTATGAGCTGAAATCCTGGAAAGTTTTTGTGGGATTTCAGCATAATGAGTTGTTGGTATCCGCAGATGGAGCGGTTGCAATTGACGGTGATGGATTTCCTGTAAAAGTAGGTAAAAATGGTACAACATTGGCAGGGTATCCACAGTCTGATTTGAAAACAGCTATAGACACCGCAGGAGATTTTACTCAAATGTCTGCTCAAATCAGTATTAAGGGGACGCAATTTGGTCTCAAAGATAAAGCAACTCCTATGCCTAAAACAATCAAGCTCGTCAATGAGGGATACAAATGCCCTGCTCCTAAGCGCTATA CAAGTTATATGCATGTTTGCTGCACGAGGGATCCTAAATTCAAGGCCAAGAATGTGACCACCAAGTTCATGCCCCGCCGTTATGGAGACCTCTCCATAATTTACGATGTTCTATCAGCGTACACGAACAAGTACCAAGCCCAGGTCACTATTGATAATCTCAATCCTTTGGGTCGTCTTGATCATTGGAACTTAACGTGGGAGTGGATGAGAAATGAGTTCATTTACAGCATTAAAGGTGCCTATACTCACAAGAAAGACCCTTCTGAATGCATTTACGGACCTCAAGGACAATATTACAAGGATTTCGATTTCACTACTGTAATCAATTGCCAAAAGAAACCACTCATTTCTGATTTGCCTAAAGAGAAAGCCGACGATGATAAAGTTGGGAAATTACCTTATTGTTGCAGAAACGGGACTCTTTTGTCGCCTATCATGAATGAGACCCAAGCAAGATCCATTTTCCAGATGGAAGTTTTCAAACTCCCTCCTGATTTAAACAGAACCGCCTTAAATCCCCCTCAGAACTGGAAAATTGAGGGTACAATTAATCCATCTTATCAATGTGGACCTCCAGTCAGAGTAGATCCATCTGAATTTCCAGATCCTAATGGAATTGGAATTATTACTACAGCAGTAGCTAGCTGGCAAATTACTTGTAACATTACTCGTCCGAAGCCCAAAGGAGCCAAATGCTGTGTTTCTTTCTCTGCTTATTATGCAGATTCTGTTATCCCATGCAGCACTTGCGCCTGCGGCTGTGAACAGACGTCTAAATGTGACGCGAATAGAAAGCCGCTGCTTCTTCCTCCTGAAGCACTTCTTGTCCCTTTTGAAAATAGAGAGGAAAAGGCTAAAGCTTGGAACGATATCAAACATTTTGGTCCTCTGCCCAAAAAATTACCTTGTCCTGATAATTGTGGGGTGAGCATTAATTGGCATGTGGATAGTGATTACAAGAGTGGATGGACTGCTAGAATAACTCTATTCAATTGGGGAGATGATTCTTTTGAAGATTGGTTTACAGCAAttcaaatgaaaaaagatatagctAGTGGCTATGAAAATGTTTATTCTTTCAATGGGACAAAGCTGCCTAATAGGAACAACACTATATTTATGCAAGGGTTGCCTGGTTTGAATTTCTTGGTTGGAGAAGTTAATGGGAGTAATCCTAATAAGGATCCAAGAGTGCCCGGAAAACAGCAATCTGTTATTTCTTTCTTAAAGAAGTACACACCACATATTAATGTTGCAGCTGGTGATGGATTCCCTGCTAAGGTGTTTTTCAATGGGGAAGAATGTGCTCTTCCACCAGACTTGCCCAGCATTGCATCATTTAAATCCAAAGTTGGTTTGTTGCCTGCAGTTTTGCTTGCTCTCttcacttttcttcttttgacggATTGGTTACACTGA